The following coding sequences lie in one Isoptericola variabilis 225 genomic window:
- a CDS encoding molybdopterin molybdotransferase MoeA: MTDGPVRRTIAEHAAAVLARVAPLPAVPLALPDAAASGLGLVLARDVVAAAAVPPFDHAAMDGYAVRLADLPDDGTPVTLPVTGSVHPGSAAVGMISGPNRPDDPDKTDQKSCPQRSGGRGRRAVRIMTGAPLPAWADAVVPVERTSTGRFVAGGAAVEQEVTLSRPARTHVRTAGEDLRTGDVLARAGDEVTPALVAVAAAAGLSELWVHRRPRVAVLSTGSELVAATATAAPGAVPDSNSLMLAALARAAGADVVRVGAVPDDAAALRTALDGVVSGPVAHSEARNRADSPLTTVDLVVTSGGVSAGASDVVREVLASADPALSDVELAAVAMRPGRPQALARWRGVPWVAVPGNPVSAFVSFALFVRPAIARLAGGAPPAARTARAAVAWGTPPGREAVVPVRVLGSGEVEPAAPLHGAADGAGHHLSALLAADALAIVPADVEKVAAGDEVTVLGLPGRHR, translated from the coding sequence ATGACCGACGGACCGGTGCGCCGCACGATCGCCGAGCACGCGGCCGCCGTGCTCGCGCGCGTCGCGCCGCTGCCGGCGGTACCGCTCGCGCTCCCCGACGCCGCAGCCTCCGGGCTCGGGCTCGTGCTGGCGCGCGACGTCGTGGCCGCGGCCGCCGTGCCGCCGTTCGACCACGCCGCCATGGACGGCTACGCCGTGCGCCTCGCCGACCTGCCCGACGACGGCACCCCGGTGACGCTGCCCGTGACCGGTTCGGTACACCCCGGCTCGGCCGCTGTGGGCATGATTTCTGGCCCGAATCGTCCGGATGATCCAGACAAAACAGACCAGAAATCATGCCCACAGCGATCGGGTGGCCGGGGTCGTCGCGCGGTGCGGATCATGACCGGTGCGCCGCTGCCCGCGTGGGCGGACGCGGTCGTGCCGGTCGAGCGGACGTCGACGGGCCGGTTCGTCGCGGGCGGCGCGGCCGTCGAGCAGGAGGTCACGCTGTCCCGCCCTGCGCGCACCCACGTCCGCACGGCGGGCGAGGACCTGCGGACGGGTGACGTGCTCGCGAGGGCGGGCGACGAGGTCACGCCCGCGCTCGTCGCCGTCGCGGCGGCGGCCGGGCTGTCCGAGCTGTGGGTGCACCGCCGCCCGCGCGTCGCGGTCCTCTCCACCGGCTCCGAGCTCGTCGCCGCGACCGCCACGGCGGCGCCCGGCGCCGTCCCCGACTCCAACTCGCTCATGCTCGCCGCGCTCGCGCGCGCCGCGGGGGCCGACGTCGTGCGCGTGGGCGCGGTGCCCGACGACGCCGCGGCCCTGCGCACCGCCCTCGACGGCGTTGTGAGCGGACCTGTGGCCCACTCCGAGGCGCGAAACCGGGCCGATTCTCCGCTCACAACGGTGGACCTGGTCGTGACGTCGGGAGGGGTGTCGGCCGGGGCGTCGGACGTCGTGCGCGAGGTGCTCGCGAGCGCCGACCCCGCGCTGTCCGACGTCGAGCTGGCGGCGGTCGCGATGCGGCCCGGCAGGCCGCAGGCGCTCGCGCGGTGGCGGGGTGTGCCGTGGGTCGCGGTGCCGGGCAACCCGGTGAGCGCGTTCGTGTCGTTCGCGCTGTTCGTGCGCCCGGCGATCGCGCGCCTCGCGGGCGGCGCGCCGCCCGCCGCCCGGACCGCCCGCGCCGCCGTCGCGTGGGGCACCCCGCCCGGGCGCGAGGCCGTCGTGCCGGTGCGGGTGCTCGGCTCGGGCGAGGTCGAGCCGGCCGCGCCGCTGCACGGTGCCGCGGACGGCGCCGGCCACCACCTGTCCGCGCTGCTCGCGGCGGACGCGCTCGCGATCGTCCCGGCCGACGTCGAGAAGGTCGCGGCGGGCGACGAGGTCACCGTCCTCGGCCTCCCGGGCAGGCACCGATGA
- a CDS encoding molybdenum cofactor guanylyltransferase: MTFDAVILAGGRATRLGGVAKSGIVVGGVTLLEHALAATREARRTVVVGPDDGTRLPDGTLRTREDPPFGGPVAGIDAGLRALERAAAAELVLVLAVDVPRSALAVPRLRAALAAHPDADGAHLVTPEGPQWLVGLYRRAALRGTLDAVRDPSGSVHGLPVRRLVTLLRRVGVSDEAGLSDDVDTWDDVTRLEKEGMS, translated from the coding sequence ATGACGTTCGACGCCGTGATCCTGGCCGGCGGGCGCGCGACGCGCCTCGGCGGCGTGGCCAAGTCGGGCATCGTCGTCGGCGGCGTCACGCTGCTCGAGCACGCCCTGGCCGCGACGCGCGAGGCGCGCCGCACCGTCGTCGTCGGGCCCGACGACGGCACCCGCCTTCCGGACGGGACGCTGCGGACGCGCGAGGACCCGCCGTTCGGTGGGCCGGTCGCCGGGATCGACGCGGGCCTGCGGGCGCTCGAGCGCGCGGCGGCGGCCGAGCTCGTCCTCGTCCTCGCCGTCGACGTCCCCCGCTCCGCGCTGGCCGTCCCCCGCCTGCGGGCCGCGCTCGCCGCGCACCCCGACGCCGACGGCGCCCACCTGGTCACCCCCGAGGGGCCCCAGTGGCTCGTCGGCCTCTACCGCCGCGCGGCGCTGCGTGGCACGCTCGACGCCGTGCGCGACCCGTCCGGGTCGGTGCACGGACTCCCGGTCCGCCGGCTCGTGACGCTCCTGCGCCGCGTCGGGGTCTCCGACGAGGCGGGGCTGAGCGACGACGTCGACACCTGGGACGATGTGACGAGGCTCGAGAAGGAGGGCATGTCATGA
- a CDS encoding DUF6457 domain-containing protein — MTQDTPTVLETWIEALETELGLPAGSVDVAAVLDLARDAAHGVARPAAPVTTYAVGYADGLAAARGEDSEAIDVATTLALAWRPEG; from the coding sequence ATGACGCAGGACACCCCTACCGTGCTGGAGACGTGGATCGAGGCGCTCGAGACGGAGCTCGGGCTGCCGGCCGGCTCCGTCGACGTGGCCGCGGTGCTCGACCTCGCGCGGGACGCGGCGCACGGCGTCGCCCGTCCGGCCGCGCCCGTGACGACCTACGCCGTCGGGTACGCCGACGGTCTCGCGGCCGCGCGCGGCGAGGACTCCGAGGCCATCGACGTCGCCACGACGCTCGCGCTGGCCTGGCGGCCGGAGGGCTGA